One genomic segment of Rhodopirellula islandica includes these proteins:
- a CDS encoding PSD1 and planctomycete cytochrome C domain-containing protein: MLVRQSRRDQRSFDARRLSAIRSFCAWNLSLCLAASLVFSGGANADELDFFEAKVRPLLIERCYECHSSESGESMGDYRLDSAPAMKAGGSRGASIVPGDADASVLVRAISYEESGLEMPPDEKLSGEEIAILKHWIESGAVDPREEEHSVAESLSPLERDVNSHWAFVPPTRVSGEELRASQVATDANSRDLMDDLSAKHAGELGISVNEMADRDTLLRRLHFDLSGLPPTYEELQSFREDRRPDAFQRRVNQMLADPRMSERMGRHWLDVARYADTIGYTTAGKERTIKGSHRYRDWVLKAFAEDMPFDEMVRHQLAGDRTDPKNENGNADAMGFITIGRKFLSNDDTLDDRIDVITRGLLGLTVSCARCHDHKFDPIPTMDYYSLYNVLNNSVPPEDLDAAPSPLMLVDRDKLRGQQIYIRGQRGNRGEEAPRQYLTAFRKAEEPQFEAGSGRLDLAMKVISPENPLTARVYVNRMWGHLIGRPLVDSPSDFGFRTPAPAIPGVLDDLAVDFQTHWSTQRLIRRILSTRIYQQSSAVSAEALARDPTNTALARAERRRREFESLRDSILVGANLMDCRYGGESVEITSPTVTPRRTLYAMINRQNLPGLFRTFDFASPDMHSPERYETTVPQQALFLLNHPQLASAALATARDVRRASSGESAKQVTELFQRLLQREPTASELEQAVSFVSSAELPPLVEADPRELWTYGTATWKDDQLEGFTAFPTFEKNGWQIESEYPSPGSFTYARLTNEGGHPGHGDNGAVVRRWRSPVDGVVKVIGMVGHRAKEGDGIQAVIRIAGEVVFDEKQFSSNRPLPARKRKIRKGEFVEFIAHSGPTLSHDSFFWRSKISATANDGAVVEANSVDDFSGPFEKTELPHLDRLAQLAQVLFLTNEFAFVD; the protein is encoded by the coding sequence ATGCTCGTCCGCCAATCACGTCGAGACCAGCGGTCTTTTGATGCGCGCCGCCTTTCGGCCATCCGTTCGTTCTGCGCTTGGAATCTGAGTCTCTGTCTCGCTGCATCACTGGTCTTTTCGGGCGGTGCGAACGCCGATGAACTCGACTTCTTTGAAGCCAAAGTTCGACCATTGCTGATCGAGCGCTGCTACGAATGTCATTCCAGTGAATCCGGCGAATCGATGGGAGACTATCGACTGGATTCTGCCCCTGCGATGAAGGCGGGTGGATCACGGGGGGCATCGATCGTCCCTGGCGACGCGGACGCAAGTGTGTTGGTGCGAGCGATCAGCTACGAAGAATCCGGGTTGGAGATGCCACCGGATGAAAAACTCAGTGGCGAAGAAATTGCGATCCTGAAACACTGGATTGAATCCGGGGCAGTCGATCCACGCGAAGAGGAGCATTCGGTCGCCGAGTCGCTTTCGCCTCTCGAGCGAGATGTCAATTCGCATTGGGCGTTTGTTCCCCCGACACGTGTGAGTGGCGAGGAGTTGCGTGCAAGCCAAGTTGCCACGGATGCAAACTCACGCGATTTGATGGATGACCTTTCGGCGAAGCACGCCGGCGAACTGGGGATTTCTGTCAACGAGATGGCGGATCGGGACACGTTGCTGCGACGGTTGCATTTTGATTTGTCCGGTTTGCCACCGACGTACGAGGAACTTCAGTCGTTTCGTGAGGATCGTCGTCCCGATGCCTTTCAGCGTCGTGTGAATCAGATGCTGGCAGACCCACGGATGAGCGAGCGGATGGGGCGGCATTGGTTGGACGTTGCTCGGTACGCCGACACCATTGGATACACCACCGCGGGCAAAGAACGCACGATCAAAGGATCGCATCGATACCGAGATTGGGTGCTGAAAGCGTTTGCCGAAGACATGCCATTTGATGAGATGGTGCGTCATCAATTGGCGGGTGATCGAACCGATCCCAAGAACGAAAACGGCAACGCCGACGCGATGGGATTCATCACCATTGGTCGGAAGTTTTTATCAAACGATGACACCTTGGACGATCGCATCGATGTGATCACGCGAGGATTGTTGGGGCTGACCGTTTCGTGTGCTCGTTGTCACGATCACAAATTCGATCCGATCCCCACGATGGATTACTACTCGCTTTACAACGTGCTCAACAACAGTGTGCCACCGGAGGACTTGGACGCGGCGCCGAGTCCATTGATGTTGGTGGATCGAGACAAACTACGGGGGCAGCAGATTTACATTCGTGGTCAGCGTGGGAACCGTGGCGAAGAAGCACCGCGTCAGTACTTGACCGCGTTTCGCAAAGCGGAGGAACCGCAGTTTGAGGCGGGCAGTGGCCGACTGGATCTGGCCATGAAAGTCATTTCTCCCGAGAATCCGTTGACCGCTCGCGTCTATGTCAATCGCATGTGGGGGCATTTGATCGGACGGCCGCTGGTCGATTCACCCAGTGATTTCGGGTTTCGGACCCCCGCTCCAGCGATCCCCGGGGTGCTCGATGACCTAGCCGTGGACTTTCAAACGCACTGGAGCACCCAGCGTTTGATTCGCCGCATTTTGTCCACTCGAATTTATCAGCAGTCATCCGCCGTCAGTGCGGAAGCTTTGGCCCGTGATCCGACCAACACCGCACTCGCAAGAGCGGAACGACGTCGGCGTGAATTCGAGTCCTTGCGCGACAGCATCTTGGTGGGGGCGAATCTGATGGATTGCCGGTATGGAGGTGAGTCGGTCGAGATCACATCGCCGACCGTCACGCCTCGCCGGACGTTGTACGCGATGATCAATCGCCAAAACCTGCCGGGATTGTTTCGCACGTTTGACTTTGCAAGTCCGGACATGCATTCGCCGGAACGCTACGAAACCACGGTTCCGCAGCAAGCTCTGTTTTTGCTGAATCATCCCCAGCTGGCTTCGGCTGCCTTGGCGACGGCACGTGACGTCCGGCGTGCCAGTTCCGGCGAGTCCGCGAAACAAGTGACCGAACTGTTTCAGCGTTTGTTGCAGCGAGAGCCCACGGCCTCGGAGTTGGAGCAAGCGGTCTCGTTTGTCTCATCAGCTGAGTTGCCACCTTTGGTCGAGGCGGACCCGCGTGAGTTGTGGACGTATGGGACGGCAACCTGGAAAGACGACCAGCTTGAAGGGTTCACGGCCTTCCCGACTTTCGAAAAGAACGGCTGGCAGATTGAGAGCGAGTATCCCAGTCCGGGATCCTTCACCTACGCACGGCTGACCAACGAGGGCGGGCATCCCGGCCATGGCGACAACGGTGCCGTGGTGCGTCGTTGGAGGAGTCCCGTGGATGGCGTCGTCAAAGTTATCGGGATGGTCGGCCACCGGGCGAAAGAAGGTGATGGGATTCAGGCGGTGATTCGGATCGCTGGTGAGGTCGTGTTTGACGAAAAACAATTCAGCAGCAATCGACCTCTGCCAGCCAGGAAACGAAAGATCCGCAAAGGCGAATTCGTCGAATTCATCGCTCACAGCGGTCCGACGTTGAGCCACGATAGTTTCTTTTGGCGATCGAAGATTTCAGCGACGGCGAATGATGGGGCTGTCGTCGAAGCCAACTCCGTTGACGATTTCAGTGGCCCCTTTGAAAAGACCGAACTGCCTCACTTGGATCGCCTGGCTCAATTGGCCCAGGTGTTGTTCCTCACCAACGAATTCGCATTCGTGGATTGA
- a CDS encoding CDC27 family protein, producing the protein MTFASSPASVLAWMASAAVLLAGCTDDSETVRRIQTQRQVALQQQSQQDHLGETVSLLSQFVGLNEEKASRQISYHLNQWSQNQSSDDGSGEIPELASTLTDVIPEENLRAEILREEFQPTDVTVLRDAYLFRHAVQWMDDPIREDPLLVDWLKGLSAEIGEDAAAQLRTACRLFDWTIRNIAAEPLDSSEGVPPQIPRPALPFGMKLEGPGYRQTLYQTIWRGRGDPIQRANVFTALCEQAGVRAAVLALQSDEDGSLTPWSVGVLAGDQIYLFETELGLPIPGPDQVGIATLEQARKEPTVMRRLDVAGYFDYPLSRTDVQQSVALLNARIEAISPRMKKLQNGLTGDRRMTLSMDVDAVAKQLDAIPGIAGVRIWSLPLLSQIYQAEAERMVERDPLFSFWYLSRWAVLDGEDDMARNLSSGRWQHLTGHFSDDDIEGVKGARTRYLEQRAPEFEIEDLRINVDLQKRYGLRRGLGIESSQYDQQLQQIQMFMRLGKRTATHWLALVQYDDGRFDTAANWFGKRVLDEDQMSMWEDSARYNFARAKEHAKDWDEVEELLKSERTYSEHGNRLRARLIAKTFQE; encoded by the coding sequence ATGACGTTCGCTTCTTCGCCCGCTTCGGTTCTGGCCTGGATGGCATCTGCCGCGGTGTTGCTGGCCGGATGCACCGACGACTCGGAAACCGTTCGTCGGATTCAAACCCAGCGTCAGGTCGCACTGCAACAACAGTCCCAGCAGGATCACCTTGGGGAAACCGTTTCGCTGCTCAGTCAGTTCGTGGGGTTGAACGAGGAAAAAGCCAGTCGGCAAATTTCCTATCACTTGAACCAGTGGTCCCAGAATCAATCCAGCGACGATGGTTCGGGCGAGATTCCCGAGTTGGCGTCCACGCTGACGGATGTCATTCCAGAGGAAAACCTGCGGGCGGAAATCCTTCGAGAAGAGTTTCAACCGACTGATGTGACCGTGTTGCGGGACGCCTATTTGTTTCGTCACGCCGTGCAGTGGATGGACGATCCCATTCGCGAAGACCCTTTGCTGGTCGATTGGTTGAAGGGATTGTCGGCAGAGATTGGCGAGGACGCAGCCGCTCAACTTCGAACCGCCTGCCGGTTGTTCGACTGGACGATTCGCAACATCGCCGCGGAGCCGCTCGACAGTTCAGAAGGGGTGCCTCCGCAAATCCCGCGACCAGCCCTGCCGTTCGGCATGAAGCTGGAGGGACCCGGCTATCGGCAAACGCTTTATCAAACCATTTGGCGAGGTCGCGGTGACCCGATACAGCGTGCCAATGTCTTCACGGCTTTGTGCGAGCAGGCCGGCGTTCGAGCCGCCGTGCTGGCTTTGCAGTCGGATGAAGACGGTTCGTTGACACCGTGGTCGGTGGGCGTTTTGGCGGGAGATCAGATTTATCTGTTTGAAACGGAATTGGGATTGCCGATTCCGGGGCCGGACCAAGTTGGCATTGCGACCTTGGAACAGGCTCGCAAAGAACCGACCGTGATGCGTCGCTTGGATGTGGCCGGTTACTTCGACTACCCACTCTCGCGGACCGATGTGCAGCAGAGTGTGGCTCTGCTGAACGCCCGAATCGAAGCCATTTCACCACGGATGAAGAAACTGCAAAACGGTCTGACGGGTGATCGTCGGATGACACTGTCGATGGACGTGGACGCCGTGGCAAAGCAGTTGGACGCGATTCCCGGGATTGCCGGGGTGCGGATTTGGTCCCTTCCGTTGTTGAGCCAGATTTATCAAGCCGAGGCGGAACGGATGGTCGAGCGAGACCCATTGTTCTCGTTTTGGTACCTGTCCCGCTGGGCGGTGTTGGATGGGGAAGACGACATGGCTCGCAACCTTTCCAGCGGACGTTGGCAGCACCTGACCGGGCATTTCTCGGACGATGATATCGAAGGCGTCAAAGGGGCCCGGACTCGGTACTTGGAACAGCGTGCTCCCGAGTTTGAGATTGAAGACTTGCGAATCAACGTCGACTTGCAGAAACGCTACGGTCTGCGACGCGGGCTGGGGATTGAGAGTTCTCAGTACGATCAACAACTGCAGCAGATTCAAATGTTCATGCGATTGGGGAAACGCACGGCCACTCATTGGCTGGCGTTGGTTCAGTACGATGATGGGCGATTCGACACGGCGGCCAATTGGTTCGGGAAACGAGTCTTGGACGAAGACCAGATGTCGATGTGGGAAGATTCCGCTCGTTACAACTTCGCCCGTGCCAAAGAACACGCGAAAGACTGGGACGAAGTCGAGGAGTTGCTGAAATCGGAGCGGACTTACAGCGAGCATGGCAATCGGCTGCGAGCAAGATTGATCGCGAAGACATTTCAAGAGTGA
- the kdsA gene encoding 3-deoxy-8-phosphooctulonate synthase, with the protein MAREPMPETPKIQPVSIRDYVCGPGEPLLVIAGPCVLQSRELALQIGEELARINQRPDVQVIFKASFDKANRTSLASQRGPGIEQGLGLLEAVRANTGLPVTTDIHLPEQAAMVGEVCDLLQIPAFLARQTDLLVAAAGTGRPVNVKKGQFMSPGDMRYVIDKLRGSGDGGVMACERGTFFGYGRLVNDMQSIPIMRSLGVPVVFDATHSVQQPGGLGGATGGNREMVEPLARAAVAIGCDALFFETHPDPETSPSDGPNMIPLDEFAGTLDRLLRLRETVDSLDG; encoded by the coding sequence ATGGCCCGCGAACCGATGCCCGAAACTCCGAAGATTCAACCCGTTTCAATTCGCGACTACGTGTGTGGCCCGGGAGAACCACTGTTGGTCATCGCTGGACCGTGCGTGTTGCAGTCGCGTGAATTGGCGCTCCAAATCGGCGAGGAATTGGCTCGGATCAACCAGCGTCCCGACGTTCAGGTGATCTTCAAAGCTTCGTTCGACAAAGCCAACCGGACCAGTTTGGCATCGCAGCGCGGCCCGGGGATCGAACAAGGACTCGGGCTTTTGGAGGCGGTTCGGGCGAACACAGGATTGCCGGTGACGACCGACATTCATTTGCCGGAGCAGGCCGCGATGGTGGGCGAGGTTTGCGATTTGCTACAGATCCCGGCTTTTTTGGCGCGTCAGACGGATTTGTTGGTCGCCGCGGCGGGCACGGGGCGTCCTGTGAACGTCAAAAAGGGCCAATTCATGTCGCCGGGAGACATGCGGTACGTGATCGACAAATTGCGAGGGTCCGGCGATGGCGGCGTGATGGCTTGCGAGCGGGGCACGTTTTTCGGTTACGGGCGGTTGGTCAACGACATGCAGTCGATTCCGATCATGCGGTCGTTGGGAGTCCCCGTCGTTTTTGATGCGACTCACAGTGTCCAGCAACCGGGTGGCTTGGGCGGGGCGACGGGCGGAAATCGGGAAATGGTTGAACCATTGGCTCGCGCGGCCGTAGCCATCGGGTGTGACGCTCTCTTTTTCGAGACGCACCCCGACCCAGAAACGTCGCCGAGTGACGGGCCAAACATGATCCCGCTGGACGAATTCGCGGGAACGTTGGACCGCTTGTTGCGATTGCGAGAGACGGTCGACAGCCTCGATGGCTGA
- a CDS encoding diacylglycerol/lipid kinase family protein produces MPAVDSKRKIREVWIFTSPKAGSGAGRGEILRLIELCRAGGLTCRRIDNLVELAERVGEADSLPDDVAVVGAGGDGTLALLAGKLPPGSALIPMPMGTENLLARYYRYSRRAEDVLATIRQGDAMRVDAGRANGRLFLVMVTAGFDAEVVRAMHLTRRGHINRFSYAGPLWRAIRRYAFPVIDAEMEQAMPVSAPEKIGVGTKGRTTSSGALERKQTVRTSGCWMMAFNLPCYAASLPIEPEANGNDGQLDLINLAYGSVIAGLRYLMALPGGRHLKRSDVFRYQATKIIWSSLSRVPYQVDGDYAGRLPVQIEVLPDHVTLLRAAN; encoded by the coding sequence GTGCCCGCTGTGGACTCGAAACGGAAAATTCGTGAGGTCTGGATCTTCACCAGCCCCAAGGCGGGGAGCGGTGCGGGACGCGGAGAAATTTTGCGTTTGATCGAGCTGTGTCGCGCCGGCGGCCTGACTTGTCGCCGGATCGACAACTTGGTCGAACTTGCCGAGCGAGTGGGCGAGGCCGATTCACTGCCGGACGACGTGGCCGTGGTCGGGGCCGGGGGCGATGGGACTCTGGCGCTGCTGGCGGGGAAGTTGCCACCAGGCAGTGCCTTGATCCCGATGCCGATGGGCACCGAAAATTTATTGGCTCGTTACTACCGGTATTCGCGGCGTGCCGAGGACGTGTTGGCGACGATTCGTCAGGGAGACGCGATGAGGGTCGACGCCGGCCGAGCCAACGGAAGGTTGTTTCTGGTGATGGTCACGGCGGGCTTCGACGCAGAGGTCGTGCGGGCGATGCATTTGACACGTCGCGGTCACATCAATCGTTTCAGCTACGCCGGGCCGCTTTGGCGAGCCATTCGTCGGTACGCGTTTCCTGTGATTGATGCGGAGATGGAACAGGCGATGCCGGTTTCGGCTCCAGAGAAGATCGGCGTCGGCACAAAGGGACGAACAACGTCTTCGGGGGCACTTGAGCGGAAGCAAACGGTTCGGACCAGCGGTTGTTGGATGATGGCTTTCAATTTGCCTTGTTACGCGGCCTCGCTGCCCATTGAACCTGAAGCCAATGGAAACGACGGGCAATTGGATCTGATCAACCTGGCTTACGGTTCCGTGATCGCTGGTCTGCGGTATTTGATGGCGTTGCCGGGCGGTCGCCATTTGAAGCGTTCCGATGTCTTTCGCTACCAAGCGACCAAGATCATTTGGTCCAGTCTTTCGCGAGTGCCGTATCAGGTCGATGGGGATTACGCTGGGAGACTGCCGGTTCAGATTGAAGTGTTGCCCGACCACGTGACATTGCTCCGGGCTGCCAATTGA
- a CDS encoding DUF1552 domain-containing protein, with the protein MIRTTRRRFLRGLGGASLALPWMPSIAMAGQANNVPLRMAHFYVPIGVVRRGFFPGESEDVIPKGNLGNVMKSLGKQNPFASDEPLDRLTPTLEPLEPFKHKVNLITGMDRTFQQGTDVHAQCASCYLSSAVPYTVEGTAWPLDRTLDHLVADAIGTETPFPTLEFSCNSHRDNKESIYFDNISWYGTGHLAPSIRDPRKMYHRLFSTQEIDRYRDVTDLVLEDARDLKMHLGYEDRHKFAEYFDSIRSIETQMDRLEKMKSQLSRVQLDEPPEAYLPRGEYIRLMGDLMVVALQTGLTNVATFMVGPERWDTPFKYESLFDKPRSHHQMSHNQTKMIDDLLKVDRFHMEQYVSLLEKMDSIEQADGSTLLDNTLFTYGSGLGDGSTHQYNDLPIVVAGGGKRVASGRHINLPEGTPLANLWLTQARLLGIPMPRFADSTGTIDALMAART; encoded by the coding sequence ATGATTCGTACCACTCGACGTCGTTTCCTTCGCGGGCTGGGCGGAGCTTCTTTGGCGTTGCCTTGGATGCCCAGCATTGCCATGGCGGGGCAGGCCAACAACGTGCCGCTGCGTATGGCTCATTTTTATGTGCCCATCGGAGTCGTCCGGCGCGGGTTCTTTCCGGGTGAGTCCGAGGATGTGATCCCCAAAGGCAATCTCGGCAACGTGATGAAGTCGTTGGGGAAACAAAACCCGTTCGCCAGCGACGAACCGCTGGATCGATTGACGCCGACGCTGGAACCTTTGGAGCCCTTCAAGCACAAGGTCAATCTGATCACGGGGATGGACCGGACGTTTCAGCAAGGGACCGATGTGCACGCGCAGTGTGCGTCGTGTTACTTGAGCAGCGCGGTGCCGTACACGGTGGAAGGGACGGCTTGGCCGCTCGATCGAACGCTGGACCATTTGGTGGCGGATGCCATCGGGACTGAAACACCCTTTCCAACGCTGGAGTTCAGTTGCAATAGCCACCGTGACAACAAAGAGTCGATCTACTTCGACAACATCTCGTGGTATGGCACCGGGCACTTGGCGCCGTCCATTCGCGACCCTCGCAAAATGTATCATCGGCTGTTCTCGACCCAGGAGATCGATCGCTACCGAGACGTGACGGATTTGGTCCTCGAGGACGCCCGCGATTTGAAGATGCACTTGGGATACGAAGACCGTCACAAGTTCGCCGAGTACTTCGATTCGATTCGATCGATCGAGACGCAGATGGATCGACTGGAGAAAATGAAGTCCCAACTCTCTCGCGTGCAGTTGGACGAGCCGCCCGAAGCCTACTTGCCGCGCGGAGAGTACATCCGCTTGATGGGTGATCTGATGGTGGTGGCTCTGCAAACGGGGTTGACCAACGTGGCGACTTTCATGGTGGGTCCTGAGCGATGGGACACGCCGTTCAAGTACGAAAGCTTGTTCGACAAGCCTCGCAGTCACCATCAAATGTCCCACAATCAAACCAAAATGATTGATGATTTGTTGAAGGTCGATCGCTTCCACATGGAGCAATATGTTTCTCTGCTGGAGAAGATGGATTCTATCGAGCAGGCCGATGGTTCCACGCTGCTTGACAACACTTTGTTCACTTATGGATCGGGTTTGGGAGACGGGTCAACGCATCAATACAACGACTTGCCGATCGTTGTTGCCGGTGGTGGAAAACGGGTCGCATCTGGACGCCATATCAACCTGCCTGAGGGAACACCGCTCGCCAACCTGTGGTTGACGCAAGCTCGTTTGTTGGGGATCCCCATGCCCCGTTTCGCCGACAGCACTGGAACGATCGATGCGTTGATGGCGGCGCGGACGTAG
- a CDS encoding DUF1592 domain-containing protein — MRNHPLRCTEFLTICALTVLSVASTPASEPDGTAADALTKTSVSLESVLQTHCVKCHAAGEEPAGEMALTEINHGNVAEDLDRLQSLVDVLDLEEMPPEDEPELPAEIRQELLAKLQATLHDAVAATKQYPRTPIRRMNRFQYNNAVVDLFDLKCIVFTLPERMLREHRGYFQPASGKMPDELLAGSRPLGKSQLIEPRLAGVAAFPQDLRAEHGYDNQADHLSLSPLLMESFLKLGQSITESPDFEPKNVGVWRSFFAAPAAEADLDRVVRKRLKPFLTRAFRRPVGDALLNRYCQFVSRNLEQGTDFPVAMKAVAAATISSPRFLYLYDTSGETQTASPVDDYELASRLSFFLWGSIPDPTLLALAAEGRLHQPDVLTEQFERMIRDRKLKRFCDSFPSQWLQLERIISSVPNPDEFPQFYFLKYRDSMHMMLEPLLLFETVLIENQPITQLIDSDFTYRSDLLEDAYGELATDSERKGGAVQAIRFRRLPIEDRRTGGVITNAGVMTMTSGPERTQPITRGAWLAGVIFNNPPEPPPADVPALGEKPAEGEEHLTLRERLSMHRKRSDCKGCHEQIDPLGFALENFNPIGVWRDQYENGREVDMAGTLLRKHRFENVIEFKDALLAEKDRFTEALAGHLLSFALARPLSAADRVALDEITATVAADEYKMHTLLRQVVLSEPFQTKSFPQVASNPGP, encoded by the coding sequence ATGCGGAATCATCCGCTGAGATGCACTGAATTCCTGACGATCTGTGCGTTGACGGTTTTGTCGGTCGCTTCGACACCCGCCTCCGAACCCGATGGAACCGCTGCGGACGCGTTGACGAAAACGTCCGTTTCGCTGGAATCTGTTTTGCAAACTCACTGCGTGAAGTGTCATGCCGCGGGGGAGGAACCAGCCGGCGAGATGGCTTTGACGGAAATCAACCACGGCAACGTGGCGGAGGATCTGGATCGATTGCAAAGCCTGGTCGATGTGTTGGACTTGGAGGAAATGCCACCGGAGGATGAGCCGGAATTGCCAGCAGAAATCCGCCAGGAATTGCTCGCCAAGTTGCAAGCGACCCTGCACGATGCAGTTGCCGCGACCAAGCAATATCCGCGCACGCCGATCCGACGGATGAATCGGTTTCAGTACAACAACGCGGTGGTGGATCTGTTTGATTTGAAATGCATCGTGTTCACGTTGCCGGAACGCATGCTGCGAGAACACCGGGGATACTTTCAACCGGCCTCGGGAAAAATGCCCGACGAATTGTTGGCGGGCAGTCGGCCGCTGGGGAAGTCACAGTTGATCGAGCCTCGGCTGGCGGGCGTCGCGGCGTTCCCTCAAGACTTGCGAGCCGAACATGGTTACGACAACCAAGCCGATCACTTGTCGTTGTCGCCGCTGTTGATGGAGTCGTTTTTGAAGCTCGGGCAATCGATCACCGAGAGCCCTGATTTCGAACCCAAGAATGTTGGTGTGTGGAGGTCGTTCTTTGCGGCGCCAGCTGCCGAGGCGGATCTTGATCGGGTGGTTCGAAAGCGGTTGAAGCCCTTTTTGACGCGTGCGTTTCGACGTCCGGTCGGTGATGCGTTGTTGAACCGTTATTGCCAGTTCGTGAGTCGGAATCTCGAGCAGGGAACCGACTTTCCCGTCGCCATGAAGGCGGTTGCGGCGGCGACAATTTCGTCGCCCCGCTTTCTTTATCTGTATGACACATCGGGCGAGACGCAAACGGCTTCCCCAGTGGATGACTATGAACTCGCCTCTCGCTTGTCCTTCTTCCTCTGGGGCAGCATTCCGGATCCAACGTTGCTGGCCCTGGCTGCCGAAGGACGTCTGCATCAGCCGGACGTTTTGACCGAACAATTCGAACGCATGATTCGCGATCGGAAACTCAAACGTTTTTGCGACAGCTTCCCTTCGCAGTGGTTGCAACTCGAACGCATCATTTCATCGGTGCCCAATCCCGATGAGTTCCCGCAATTCTATTTCTTGAAGTACCGGGACAGCATGCACATGATGCTGGAACCGTTGTTGCTGTTTGAGACGGTCTTGATTGAAAACCAACCGATCACCCAATTGATCGATTCTGATTTCACGTATCGATCCGATCTGTTGGAGGATGCCTACGGCGAGTTGGCGACCGATTCCGAGCGAAAGGGCGGAGCGGTGCAAGCCATCCGGTTTCGTCGATTGCCGATCGAGGATCGACGCACCGGCGGCGTGATCACAAACGCGGGCGTGATGACCATGACATCGGGGCCAGAACGCACCCAGCCGATCACCCGAGGGGCTTGGTTGGCGGGAGTGATTTTCAACAACCCGCCCGAGCCACCTCCCGCGGATGTGCCTGCCTTGGGCGAAAAGCCGGCGGAGGGCGAAGAGCATTTGACGCTTCGGGAACGGCTGTCCATGCACCGGAAACGGTCCGACTGCAAAGGCTGTCACGAACAGATCGACCCCTTGGGATTCGCACTGGAGAACTTCAATCCCATCGGTGTTTGGCGAGATCAATACGAGAACGGTCGCGAGGTCGATATGGCGGGAACACTGCTTCGCAAGCATCGTTTCGAAAATGTGATCGAGTTCAAGGATGCCTTGTTGGCGGAGAAGGATCGGTTCACCGAGGCCCTGGCGGGGCATCTACTAAGTTTCGCGTTGGCTCGGCCTTTGAGTGCTGCCGACCGAGTCGCGTTGGATGAGATCACGGCGACCGTCGCCGCAGACGAATACAAAATGCACACCTTGCTTCGGCAAGTTGTTTTGAGCGAACCCTTTCAAACCAAATCATTCCCGCAAGTTGCGAGCAATCCAGGGCCATGA